The Nitrospirota bacterium DNA window CTTTGCGCTGGAAGAGGCCTACGCATATAATATGAACAGTACCGATAAACGAAACGTCAAGAAGATAATTTTTGAATATTTTGAATTTATAGAGAAAGAATGGGATAAATTTCAAAAGGAGTTAAGTCAATGAGAAAAATTCATCATATTGAAGAAATAGATTTTCAGGACGATATGATGATTATACAGATTGACGGGAAAAAGCACCGTTTCAGGATAGATGAGATTTCCAGGAGACTGGCTGCTGCGTCCCGTATTGAAAGAGAAAAATATGAGATATCACCGTCTGGTTATGGCATTCATTGGCCTTTGATAGATGAGGATTTGGCCATTGACGGATTGCTGGGCATAAGACATACGCCGTCAAAACTGAGAGATAAAGTAAGCGCATAGATTTCACGTGAATGTCAGATCAAGGGCGCTTAATGGGGAAAAAGATGACGTAGAGTTTGACACCGAAATTTCCATCAGAGCCTTGACTCATTCCGTGACCGCAGCAGACATCTGCCTCAAGATCGTCCAGTAGTTCCTCCCGTTTGTTCTCTGCGCCGCCGCAAATATTTCTTGACAACGTCTTTATTCTCCGGTAGTCTTTTTTAGAAAAAGCACAAAGAACAGCACGCATCGCATCCTTGGGGGGATAATGAAAAAAAATATCGGATTCGTCTATGGCGACTGCATTTCTTTTTTTCCCGTCTGCATTATCACGCTGCTTCTGACCATGCCAGCCTATGCCCTTGATATGGCCCAGGTCGAGGCAGGCGCAACCTCCTATAGAGAAGGCGAACTCCTTGTCAAATTCAAAGCAGGGACACCTGAGGAAATAAAAAATAAAATCCATGAGATGATAGGCTCGGAAGTTATTAAAGAATTCCGCTCGATACAGGTCCAGCACGTCAGTCTGAAAAAGGGCTTAAGCGTAGACGAAGCACTCCGTTTGTACAGGGCAGACCCGAATATCGAATACGCAGAGCCTGACTACAATGTGAAAATTCAGAAATGAGTATAGAAAGAATAAATGTCACAAACGAAGGAAGAATCAATTAAATCTATGGGGGTAGGGTCATGAAATCAGGATTAATGAGGGTCGTTCTTTTTTCAGTGCTGTTCGTTTTCCTTTTCTCGGGTTATAGCCCGGCAGTTATGGGAGTTGATGGAGGCGGGGGCGATCAGGTCCAGGCCATTGAAAAGACGAAGGAGCATAAGTATAAAGACGGGGAGATCCTGGTTAAATTCAGGGAAGGGGTTAGTGAAAAAAAGAAAAATGATAAACACGGCAAGCACGGCGCAAAGAAACTAAAAGAATTTACAAGACTTAAGATAGAGCATATCAAAATACGCGATGGCATGACCGTTGAAGAGGCGATTCATCGTTACCAAGCTGATCCGACGGTCGAATATGCAGAGCCGAATTACAGAATCTTTCCGCTCAGTGTCCCCATGCAGTTCCCATATGACCCCTATTTCAGCTCGATGTGGTCTCTATATAATTACGGCCAGACAGGCGGTACGCCTGGCGCAGATATCGGTATGCCGGAAGCATGGAGTATTACAACCGGAAGTAGCGATGTAGTTGTCGGAGTCAATGATACCGGCATTTATCGTGACCATCCCGACCTCGTGGATAATATGTGGGTAAACCAGAGTGAATTAAACGGAGTATCGGGTATTGATGATGACGGGAATGGCTATATTGACGATATATATGGAATCTCGAACCTTTTATTTGACGGGCCACATGGAACCGGGGCAGCAGGCATAATCGGAGCCTATGGCA harbors:
- a CDS encoding DUF4160 domain-containing protein; translated protein: MPTILFIIGWRFFFYANEGTEPIHVHCKKGDMECKYWLDRKNFALEEAYAYNMNSTDKRNVKKIIFEYFEFIEKEWDKFQKELSQ
- a CDS encoding DUF2442 domain-containing protein, translated to MRKIHHIEEIDFQDDMMIIQIDGKKHRFRIDEISRRLAAASRIEREKYEISPSGYGIHWPLIDEDLAIDGLLGIRHTPSKLRDKVSA